The Deltaproteobacteria bacterium genome segment ATCAACGACGAGATCGACAAGATGCGCCACTCGGCCACCCGCTCGCTGCTGGAGCGCAACGACGTGATCATCGTGGCCAGCGTCTCCTGCATCTATGGCCTGGGCTCCCCTGAGGCCTATTATGGTCTGCTCCTCTACCTGGAGAGGGGAAAGAGGATAAAGAGGGGGGATATCCTCTCCAAGCTGGTGGAGATCCACTATGAGCGCAATGACATCGACTTCCACCGGGGGACCTTCCGGGTGCGGGGTGATGTGGTTGAGATCTTCCCCCCCTATGAGGAGGCCAAGGCCATCCGGGTGGAGCTCTTCGATGAGGTGGTCGACGGAATCTACGAGATCGATCCCCTGCGGGGCAGGGTCATCTCCTCCCTGGAGAAGATCGCCATCTACCCAGGGAGCCACTATGTGACCACAAGGGAGAGGATGCGGCTGGCCATCGAGGGGATCAAGGAGGAGCTGAGGGGGCGGCTAGCAGAACTCAGGGCCCAGGGGAAACTTTTGGAGGCCCAGAGGTTGGAGCAGAGGACCATGTTCGACCTGGAGATGCTCCAGGAGATCGGCTACTGCAAGGGGATCGAGAATTACTCCCGGCACCTCACCGGCCGCCAGCCAGGGGAGCCTCCCCCAACGCTGCTCGACTACCTTCCACAGAACGCCCTGATCATGATCGATGAATCCCACGTCACCATCCCCCAGTTGGGGGGGATGTACCACGGGGACCGCTCCCGCAAGGAGATCCTGGTGGGGTATGGATTCCGTCTTCCCTCGGCCCTGGACAACCGCCCCCTCACCTTCGAGGAGTTTGAGGAGAGGGTCAACCAGGTCATCTCCGTCTCCGCTACCCCGGGTACGTATGAAGTGGCAAAGAGCGACGGGGGGGTGGTGGAGCAGATCATCAGGCCCACGGGATTGATGGACCCGGGCATCGAGGTGCGGCCTGCGCACAACCAGGTGGACGACCTCCTGGGGGAGATCAGGGAGCGGGTCGAGATGGGGGATAGGATCCTGGTCACCACGCTGACGAAACGGATGGCCGAGGACCTGACAGAGTACTACGCTGAGCTCGGGGTAAGGGTGAAATACCTCCACTCGGAGATCGATACCCTGGAGCGGGTGGAGATCATCAGGGACCTGAGGCTGGGGAAGTTTGATTGCCTGGTGGGGATCAACCTCCTGCGGGAGGGGCTTGACATCCCCGAGGTGTCGCTGGTGGCCATCCTCGATGCCGACCGGGAGGGGTTTCTGCGCTCTGAGAGGGCCCTGATCCAGACCTGTGGAAGGGCGGCCAGGAACGTGGCAGGGAAGGTCCTGATGTACGCCGAGGGGATCACCCCCTCTATGGCCTTGGCCATAGAGGAGACCACTAGGAGGCGGAGGATCCAGGAGGAGTTCAATAAAATTCACGGCATCACCCCTGAAACCATCAAGAAGTCGATCCACGATGTCCTTACCTCCGTCTATGAGGCCGACTACTACACTGTCCCCGTCGTGAGGGAGGAGGAAGAGGGGTACCTCTCCCCCAGGGAGATCCCCCAGGCCATCAAGAGACTAAAAAAGGAGATGAGGCAGGCGGCCGAGAGGCTGGAGTTCGAGCGGGCAGCACAACTCCGAGACCGCATTCAGCGCCTCCAGGAGGCCGCCATCACCAGGGATATACCCTTGGATGAATAGAAATTGGAGGAGATGGATCTGAGCACTCAAGTTGAGTCTCTACCCCAGGCCCCTGGGGTCTATATCTTCAAGGATCCGAAGGGAAGTATCCTCTATATAGGCAAGGCCAAGGACCTGCGCAAGAGGGTGAGGACCTACTTTCAGGGGAGGGAAAGGGACACAAAGACCTCAGTGATGCTCTCACGGGTCGCGGAGATTGACCACATCGCCACCCAGACAGACAAAGAGGCCTTTATCCTGGAGGACACCCTTATCAAGGAACACCGCCCCCGCTACAATGTCAAGCTCAGGGATGACAAGAGATATCCCTGCCTCAGGCTCAGCGTGCAGGAGAGATTCCCCAGGCTCTCTGTGGTGAGAAAGACCAAGCAGGATGGCTCCCTCTACTTTGGCCCGTTCCCATCAGCTACTTCAGTGCGCGAGACCATGAAGGCCATTCACAATGTCTTTCCATTGCGCAGCTGCAGCCCCTCACAATTCGCCCACCGCAGCCGCCCCTGCCTCAACTTCCAGATGAAGAGGTGTCTGGCCCCCTGTTGTCATGAGGTGGACGAGGAGGAGTACGGCCGGATCGTACAACAGGTCCGTCTCTTCCTGGAGGGGAAGAGCCACCATCTTGCAGGGGAGTTGCGCCGCAGGATGAAGAAAGAGGCACAGACCCTGAACTTCGAAGAGGCGGCCAGGACCAGGGACCGCCTTGCCTACCTGGAACGGATTATTGAGAAGCAAAAGGTGGTCTCCCAGGACATCTCCCATCGGGATGCAATCGCCCTCTGGTGCCAAGGGGGAAGGGTGGGAATCCAGGTCCTCTTCATCCGCGGGGGGAGGCTCCTGGGGGGAAAGTTCTTCACCATAAGAGATTCGGGGCTCCCCGATCAGGAGATCTTATCCTCCTTCCTGCGCCAGTTCTACCAGGAAGGGAAGTTCATCCCCCAGGAGATCCTCATAGCAGCGCCCCTAGAGGACGCCCCCCTCCTGGAGGAGATACTGGGAGAGAGAGGTAAAAAGGGGATAAAGATCCGCCATCCACGGAAGGGGCAGAAGAGTTACGACCTCCTCCAGATGGCCCTGGAGAACGCCCAGGGAAAACTCATAGGCCAGCTCCGGGGTGAGGGGGTCCTCCAGGAGATGAAAGAGAGGTTTCACCTCAGCCAGATACCCCACAGGATTGAGGGGTTTGACATCTCCAACCTGGGAGGGGGGTTGGCTGTGGGCTCCATGGTGGTCTTTGAGGATGGGGAGCCTGCCAAGGCCCGCTATCGCAGGTACCGAATAAAGGCCGTGAAGGGGATAGACGATTATGCAATGACCTATGAGGTCCTGCTGCGCAGGTTTCGCCGTGGAAAAGAAGAGGGAGATCTCCCCGATTTGATCCTCATCGATGGAGGCAAAGGACAGTTGAATGTCGCCCTGGAGGTCCTAAAGGAATTGAAGATAGAGGACGTGGAAGCCCTGGGCCTGGCCAAGAAGAGAAGGCCAGGGGAGAAAGAAAAGGTCTTCCTCCCCAACAGGAAAGAACCCATCGCCCTGCGGGGCTCATCCCCTTCTTCGTTGCTCCTGCAGCGGATCAGGGGCGAGGCCCACCGCTTCGCCATTACTTACCATAAGCGATTACGCAGAAAGGAGGGGCTGAAATCAATTCTCGATGAGATACCCGGAATAGGAGAGAACAGAAAACGAACCCTCTTGGAACAACTGGGGGGGCTGGAAGGGGTAAAAAGGGCCTCTACAGCGGAGCTGGCCAGGGTGCCAGGTATAAACCGCCCCCTTGCCCAGAAGGTCTGGGAGCATTTCCATGGAAAGGAGAGAGGAGGTAGCCATGCAGATCAAGATCGATAAAGCGACCTTAGAAATAGTTCAGGGGGACATCACCCAACAGACAACCGACGCCATCGTCAACGCCGCCAACCCCACCCTGCTGGGAGGGGGTGGTGTGGACGGGGCCATCCATCGCGCAGCAGGGCCAAAACTGTTGGAGGAATGCCGGACCCTGGGAGGGTGCAAGACAGGAGACGCCAAGATTACCAAAGGGTATCGCCTGAAGGCCAGGCATGTCATCCATACGGTAGGGCCTGTCTACCATCGGGAGGGAGCGCGGGCAGCGGAGCTTCTAGCCAGCGCCTATTGCAGGAGCCTGGAGGTAGCCAGTCAAAATGGTTTAAAGAGCATCGCCTTTCCCTCCATCAGCACCGGGGCCTATGGCTATCCCATAGAGGAGGCCGCCCCTATTGCCCTCCAGACGGTGATAGACTACCTTAAGGATCATCAGGAGATAGAGTTGGTGCGCTTTGTACTCTTCGACCGGCACACCCTTGAGGCCTATGAGGAGGCGCTTAAGAAGCTGTCAGCATAAAGGGAGAAATTGTGGGGACGTCCATTTGTAAATAAGTAACTCAATTGGGCAAGCGCTAACCTTTTGATATTCTAAAGAAATGGCCTAACAGGGGTCGTACCAGGGGTACCACCAAGGATACCACCAGGGATCCCAAAGACCCCAAGGGTATGGTTCATACGTACGAGGCTGTTCTTTCTCCCACAGATGGATCTCTTCGATCAAGATATAGGGGTAGTGATATTCTATTTCACCCAGCGGCAGGACCTTCTCCCCCTGCACCACCCCGGCGATGGTCACCTTTCTCCCCTTTTGGTAGATCTCACCCTCGAGAAGGCCCTTATAGAGGGCCAAAAAGCGGCCCTCGGAGATATCGGTCTGAATAGGTCTGCCCTCACGATCCAACTTGGTCTGATAGACTTCTAGCAGGGTCCCCTCCTTTTTGTTCACCGTCTTGACGATAACTCCTCCTAGCAGGACTACCTTACCCTTATGGGCGTTGGGGTCCTTGCTCAGTTCTGAGAAAGTGATCTCCTTATCCACCTCTTTCAGGACGTCTCTGGAGATGGTGTGGACGCAGCCGGATAAAAAGACAAGGGCCATCACTATAACTAGAAGCCTCATCATTGCGCCTCCTAAACACCTCAGTTAGCGTTTGAGGATTTCGGTAAAAAACTTTGAACCCTTGAATCCTCTAAAAAACCACCCCCACACCGAAATGTACCCGGGGTTCTGCAGAGGAAGATTTCTCTTCTGGCCAGAGATAAAGTTCCCTCTTCTCAACGATGAGATAAGTATAATCTATCTCACCTAATGGGCGCACCTCTTTTCCCACCACGGTACCCGCCACGGTGACCTTCCTCCCGTGGCTGTAGATGGCCGGATCGAGGAACCCGGGGACAGTAACAATAAATCTCCCCTTTGATACATCCCCTGCTGCGGGCCTCCCTCGAAAGCCGAGGGGGCGCTGTAAGACGAAGATCAGGGTCTTGTCAGGGAGGTTTTGGGTCTCGATGACGTCACCTCCCAAAAGCAAGGTCCTCCCCTTATAGGCCTCTGGTTCTTCCGACAATTGTTCAAAGCTGACACCCTTATCGACTTCCTTTAACACCTCCCTAGAGATCACCGGGGCGCAACCAGCCAGCAAGAGGATGGTCAACACGGCAATGGGGATGAAGAAGGGGTTATATTTTACCGTACTCATCTTTCCACCTCCTCACCTCTTCCTGCCTCTCCTTTTCTTCCTTCCACATCTCCTCCAGGTCCTGAAGGCATGTCTCCATTTCTCCTATCCCCTTAAATATTATCTCGGCATACCCCTTTGTCTCATTCTTGTTGGCCTTCTTGTGCAATCTGCGGGCGAACCCACCGATGACCATAAACCTGTTGCGCAGAAAATGGGCCATGGATTTGACTATCTCCTCCCGATCTTCGTACGAACGGATGAGCTCATTTACCAGCTCCGCCTTCCCCACCGTCTCTCCTATCAGATCGGCCATGATCAGGAGGTAATCAAATTCCTCCTCTGCGATAGGGGTTTGCTCCCTGCCTGAATCGACCACCAGCACCCCAAATTTCACCTCCTGTTGCGTCCTGGCATCTACATATTTCAGGGGAACCACCGCCTTGATCTTCACCCTCTCTTTCAGGGTATGTTCGTAACCGTTGGTCTGGGAAGGGTCTGTAAGGTTCAAGGCCCTCCCCTCTTCAAATACCTCCCACACGATGCTCCTTTTGACGATCTTCTTGGAGGTATGAAGATCCTCTTTATAGTCCCCAATCCAATACTTGATCATCAACCTTCCATCTTCTAAAACAGCATACCTGGCCCTCTTGCCCAACCTTTCATTTACGTGTTCCAGGGCCCTTCTGATGATTATGTCTTTGTCAAGGGATCGGCTTAATAGGCGGGCGACATCGATCAAATCTTCATAATGCTTCTCTAATCCCTCCAATTTGGCACCTTTTGGGGCCATCTCTTCTCCTTAAACACTTATGCCTTTGCTATTATAGCATCATACCCACCATCAATCTACCATCACCCTTTCCCTTCCCCGTAGGATATTCACCCCCAAAACCAAGATGGCGGAGAGGTTCAAGGCAATGACCACGTAGATGGCCTTTTCTATACCCAGGATAGGCAATAGGATGACGCTGATGACCAGGGCCCCCGCGGCAGAGCCCAGGAGATCGACGCCGTTTATCAGGCCCCCTATCCTTCCGATCTCGCTCCCCTCCCCCAGATAGATCTTGTTGGCCAAGGGGAAGTGGACACCACCGAGAAATCCAGCCAGCAGTGTCAGGAAGGGGAAGATCACCTCCATCAGGCGGGAAAGGGGGGTGGGAAAGACCCCTTGGTGGAGGCCCAGGATGAGCAGAAGTACACCAAGGGCATAAATGGCCACCCCAGCCTGGACCATGAGCAGAGAGCGCAGGGGCCTTTTGATCCTTTTCATGCCAGCGGTTATCATCCACCCCCCCAGGGCAAGTCCGATCATGTAGGCGGTGATGATTATCCCTATCTTATAATAGAGATAGCCGTAGATGATCTGAAAGGCGAGGATGAGGATGACCTCTAAGGCGATCTCCGAAAACCCCGTGACCGAGACGGCCCATAACAGGGGGGCAGAGGAAGAGGGTCTCCTCCCCCTCCATAAGAGGGCAAGGGTAATGATGGCGAATAGATAAAATATCCACTCCACCCTCATGCCCAACATCCGCAAGAACCACCTCTTTAACAGAGGGGTATATTGGGCACTCCAGAGGACGATATCGTAAAAATAACAAATGGGGTGTAGGTCCTTATTTATCCCCGATCCTCTTCCACGCTCCAAGATGGATTGGAGATAGCGGACCCTCTCAGGGGAAAGGTTGAACAGGATGTAATATTCGCGGACATAGCGGAGTCTTAAGTTCCTAAGGCATGCCCGCTGGACCAGGATCCTAGGATCTGGGATTAGGACTCCCTTTGTCCCCGTCCCCAAAAACCTGGCCGCAGGGCCTGGGAGGACTATGACCTCGGGGAAGATCTCCCTCATGGTCCAATAGATCGAGCTCAAGAACTGGGCCAAGGTATGGCCGATGACATTCTCCGAGGAGCTGACCGAGAGGTAAAAGATCCCCCCCTTATGGAGGGCCTCCTTCACCTCGGCGAAGAACTCCCGTGTGTAGCAACGGTTGAGCTGGGCGGTGGTCGGATCGGGCAGATTTAAGATGATCACATCATAACCCCTCTCCCCTCTTTGGACAAACCTCCGCCCATCAGTGTAAATGATCTGTACCCGTGGGTCATCCAGGGGCGAGGTGGCATCAGGGGGGAGATATCTCCTCCCCATCTTGATCAGCTGTGGGTCCAATTCCACGTAATCCAAGCGACGGACAGAGGGGTGCTTTAAGACCTCTCTCACCAGACCGCCGACCCCTCCACCGATCAATAGGACCTCCTTCGGCCCTGGATGCTCCAACAGGGCGAAGTGGACCGCTTCTTCGGCCGTCAGGGGATCGGGATAGGTGAAGTTCCATACCCCGTTCTCAAAGAAGCTCACCTGGGGGCCATCGTTGATCACAGTGATATTGCCATAGATGGTGTCCTTGCTGGCGATCACGTTATACCCCCTCCACCCCCACCCCTTGGAGATGAGGTTAACCCTCTCTCCATAAAAGGTCAGGGTACCAAGGAGGAGGCATATCCACAGGATGGCCAAGGGCCTCAGTGTCCGACCGAGGAGGAGGGAGGAGAAAGACAAAAGGGCAGCCGTAAGCAGGACAACCTGCCAGGGATTTAGAAAATGGACAAGAAGATAGCTGAAGGCCACCCCTCCTATCCCCGCCCCCAAGGCCTCGTAGGCATAGACCACCCCTACTGACCTCGCCTCTTTTCCGAGGATCTCTCCGAGGAGGCTGCACCCCAGGGAAAAGAGGAAACCCGAGAACAGACAAAAGGGGACAAGGAGGAAAAAGATACCCATAACCATCTGCGGCAAGGAGGCGATCTCCCCCACAGGGACCCCCAGCAGGGGGCGCAGATAACGGGCCAGCAGCAAACTGGCAGGGAGGAGGGAGGCGAGGACCAACTGGACCAGGGCAAAGAAGGAGAATTTCCCCTTGATGCGATCGGAGAACACTCCCAAGACGGCACTCCCCACAGCCGTCCAGAGGAGCCAGGCCGATAACATCACCCCTGTCGAGAGCTCATTGCCAGAGAAGACTACCATGAGCTCTCGGAGCAGGATGATTTGTGCCAGGAGGGCGCCCAACCCCATAAGGACGAAGGCAAATACTGCCCTTCCTTTCCCCCTCCCCTTAACCACCCCTCCCCCTTCCGGCCACCAGCAAGGTAATCTCACCCCTGATTTGCCTCTGCTCTAATCCATCTATGACCTCGGCTATCCTCCCCCTGATCACCTCCTCATATAATTTAGTCAGCTCCCTGGCCACAACAATCTGCCGATCCCCACAAATATCTCTTAGATCCCCCAGGGTGTGCAGGAGGCGATGGGGGGCTTCGTAGAGGATGATGGTCCCCCGCAATTCCTTTATCTCCTCTATCCTCCTCTTCCTCTTGGCTCCTTTAGGAGGGAGAAATCCAAAGAAGTGAAAGGAGTCGGTGGGAAGCCCGGATACGGCAAGGGCCGCAATGAGGGCAGAGGGCCCGGGGATGGGGATCACCTCTATCCCCTCCTCGATGGCCCGCTGAACCAGGCGAAAACCAGGGTCGGAGATCCCAGGGGTGCCTGCATCGGAGATCAAGGCTATCTCTTCGCCATTAACAAGTCTCTTTACCAAGACCTCCTTCTTGCTCGGCTCATTGTGCTCGAAAAGACTGGTGAGAGAAGCCCTTATCCGATAACGCCCCAGGAGCCTCTTCGCCCTCCTGGTATCCTCGGCGGCGATCAAATCCACCCTGCGCAAGACCTTGATGGCCCGGAGGGTAATATCCTCCAGGTTACCTATCGGGGTGGAGACCAAGTAGAGTCTTCCCTTCCTCCTTGCCATAGGGGCTATCCCCCCTCCTCTGCCTTGCTCTCCTCCCAAAGGGCATCCATCTCGGGCAGAGACACCTCATGAGGTCCCTTGCCCTCTTCTTTTAATCTCTTCTCTATGTATTTAAACCTTTTCGCAAACCTATCCGTGGCCTTCCTTAAGGAATCTTCGGGGTCTACATTGATGAACCTGGCCAGATTTACCATGGTAAAGAGGACATCCCCAAATTCATTCCTTAGCTTTTCTTCCTTCCCCTCTCGCAAGGCCTCCTTAAACTCCCTTAATTCCTCCTCCAGTTTCTTCCAGACCTGATCCCTACCCTTCCAATCGAAACCCACCTTAGAGGCCCTCTGCGTCAGCCGGTAGGCCCTCATAAGGGAGGGGAGGTATCGGGGGATACCCTCCATCAAGGATCTGCTCGGTTTCTCTTTGGCCTTCAGTTTCGCCCAATTCGCCTCTACCTCTTGGGGATCAGAGACCTGGGATCTACCAAAGACATGAGGGTGCCGACGGATCATCTTTTCGGCCACCCCTTGGATCACATCATAGATGTCGAAAGGACCCTCTTCTTGGGCGATCCTAGCCATGAAGATGATGTGGAAGAGAAGATCCCCTAGTTCCTCCTGGAGCCCTTTGTCATCACCCGTGTCCAAGGCCTCCAAGACCTCGTAAGTCTCCTCGATGAGGAAGGGCTTGAGGCTATCCTTGGTCTGGCGGCGGTCCCATGGGCATCCACCCTCCCCCCTCAGCCGGGCCATGATATTTACCAGATCATCAAATCCCCTTTTCCCCATTTTGCCTCCTCTTACTTCAGATTAAGGCAATATCAGTGGATTTGCAAGGCGAAAAGAGGAAACAGATCCAGGAAGATCTTCTTGTGGATAATCATCGCTGGATATGATAGTATCTTGTCCAAAGGGGATAAAAATGAAAGAGGCTTACCTCTATGAGAAGTTATCAGGGGGGAAGGTCCGCTGCCATTTGTGCCATCATCGCTGCACCATTGCCGATGGGAAAAGGGGGCTTTGTTATGTCCGGGAGAACAGAGGAGGGACCCTCTACTCCCTGGTCTATGAAAGGCCCATCTCGGCCAACGTGGACCCCATTGAGAAAAAACCCCTCTTTCACTTCTTGCCGGGAAGCAGCGCCTTTTCCATAGCTACAGTGGGGTGTAACTTCCGCTGCCTCCACTGTCAGAATCACGATATCTCTCAGATGCCCATAGAGGAGGGGACGATCTCCGGCGACAAAGTATCATGTGAGGAGATCGTCTCCTTGGCCATCAAATACAACTGTGCCAGTATTGCTTACACCTATACCGAGCCCACCATCTTTTTTGAGTACGCCTACGATACGGCCAAGATCGCCCAAAAAAGGGGAATAAAAAACAACTTCGTCAGCAATGGCTTTATGACCTCAGAGGCCCTGGAGATGATCGCCCCCTATCTAGATGGGGCCAATGTAGATCTCAAATCCTTCTCTGAGGAGTTTTATCGAAAGGTATGTAGCGCGAAGTTGAAACCCGTGCTGGAGGACATCAAGAAGATGAAAGAACTGGGGATTTGGGTGGAGACCACCACCCTGATCATACCCACCATGAACGACTCAGAGGGGGAATTGCGGGAGATCGCCCGCTTCATCCTCTCAGTCTCCCCAGAGATCCCCTGGCACGTCACCGCCTTTTACCCCACTTATAAGATGCTGGACAAGCCAAGGACTCCACCAGGGATCATCAAGAGGGCCAGGGAGATCGGCCTGCAAGAGGGTTTGCGATATGTTTACTCAGGCAACATCCCCGGAGAAGAGGGAGAGAACACCTATTGCTACAATTGCAATAACGTGCTCATCCGCCGCTGGGGATTCCAGATATTGGAAAATAAAATTAAGGAAGGTAAGTGCCCTCACTGTGGCACCCCCATCGACGGGGTGGGGATGTAGAGATATCACCGTGAAAATCATTCACGGCAAAATTGAGCCTGCAAGTTTTTCGACCTGTTGCTATTTTCGGGCTCTACGTGAGGGGGCTGCGCCCCCTGAAACCCCTGGGTAAAGGAAGGGTTCAAGGGTTACAGGGGTCTAGGATTCCAGTGAAAAACAAATTACTTGAACCCTTGAATCCTAGAATCCTGTATTTTCATTGGTGGGGGTGAGGGTAAGCCCCCATGAGGGTTTATGATTGACCATGAATGAGGACAAGAGGGGAAAGAACATTTGGGCAATAGGAGGAGGGAAGGGGGGGGTTGGTAAGAGCTTTGTGGCCATCAATCTTGGGATAGCCCTCTGCGAGCGGGGCAAAGAGGTGATATTAGTAGACGCCGATTTGGGGGGCGCAAACCTCCACACCCTCTTGGGTATCACCTACCCTACCATCACTCTAGATGACTTTATTAGGAAAAAAGTAAGAAGCATCGAGGATGTCCTTATGGAGACAGAGGTACCTCATCTCAAATTGATCACCGGATCCCTCGATATCGTGACGATAAGCAACCCTAAGTATACCCAAAAACAGAGGGTCATACGCCACATACGTTCCCTGGACGCCGACTACGTCATCCTTGATCTAGGGGCAGGTGCATCCTACCATGTCCTTGACTTCTTCCTCATCTCAGAGAGGGGGATCTTTCTCATCACCCCTGAGCCTACCTCCCTGGAGAATGCTTATAGGTTCCTGAGGGGGGGGGTTTTTCGCAAGTTGAGGAAATTGTCCTCTCAATATGAGGTCAAAAAGGTCATCGAGTTGGCCATGGACCGGGGTAACCCCCAGGGAATAAGGACCCCCTTTGATCTTCTCACGCGGGTGGAAGAGCAGGATAAGGAGATGGGAAAATTATTAAAGGAAGAGATCATGCGGTTTCGGCCACAATTGATCGTCAATCAGGTGAGAAACCGCAGGGAGGCTGAGCTTGGGTTCTCCGTCAAGAGCGCATGCCGAAAATACTTTGGCATTGAACTCAGCTACTTGGGCTACATCTTGTTCGACAATAACGTCTATTTCTCCACCCAAAGGGGACACCCCCTTCTCTTAAATCACCCAGCCTCTGATGCAGCTAGATGTATCAGAGACATCACCTCTAAATTAATAGACGGAGGGGAATTAGGGTGGTCTCTGCGCTAAGACCTTGTAAGGAACAGAATTACTATGAAATCCTTGAGGTCAGTCCTCAGGCCACGGATGAGGAGATACGTATTGCATACGAGAATCTAAAGACCACCTATAGTCCCAGCTCCCCTGGGATATACGCCCTCTTCACCCCGGAAGAGGTGAAGGATATCCTCACCAAGGTGGAGGAGGCCTATCGGGTGTTGAGCAACCCGCGGAGCCGAAGGGAATATGACCTCATGTTAAGAGGAGAAGGAGGAAAAGTGGCCATTCCTCCTTCAACTCCAATTGTTCCCCATCGACGCCTCGGCCCGGAGGAAATAAGGGAGATCATGGGTAGTAAAGAAGTGACATTTTCAGGAGAAAGTTTGCGTAAAATTCGCGAGTACCTCTCTTTGGGACTAGATGTGGTGGCAATGGAGACAAAAATAGGCAAGGACAACTTGAGATCCATCGAAGAAGAAGATATCCACGCCTTCCCTGCCCCGGTATACCTAAAGGGTTTTTTGGGGGCCTATGCCAAGATCTTGGGCCTTGATCCGTACAAGGTAGTCGAGGAGTACCTCCAGGGGATAACCCGAAAGGGTT includes the following:
- the uvrB gene encoding excinuclease ABC subunit UvrB; the protein is MSRFRLVSPFQPKGDQPQAIEKLVQGVLEGARHQVLLGVTGSGKTFTMANAIEQVQRPTLVISHNKTLAAQLYMEFRELFPENAVEFFVSYYDYYQPEAYIPSTDTYIEKDTSINDEIDKMRHSATRSLLERNDVIIVASVSCIYGLGSPEAYYGLLLYLERGKRIKRGDILSKLVEIHYERNDIDFHRGTFRVRGDVVEIFPPYEEAKAIRVELFDEVVDGIYEIDPLRGRVISSLEKIAIYPGSHYVTTRERMRLAIEGIKEELRGRLAELRAQGKLLEAQRLEQRTMFDLEMLQEIGYCKGIENYSRHLTGRQPGEPPPTLLDYLPQNALIMIDESHVTIPQLGGMYHGDRSRKEILVGYGFRLPSALDNRPLTFEEFEERVNQVISVSATPGTYEVAKSDGGVVEQIIRPTGLMDPGIEVRPAHNQVDDLLGEIRERVEMGDRILVTTLTKRMAEDLTEYYAELGVRVKYLHSEIDTLERVEIIRDLRLGKFDCLVGINLLREGLDIPEVSLVAILDADREGFLRSERALIQTCGRAARNVAGKVLMYAEGITPSMALAIEETTRRRRIQEEFNKIHGITPETIKKSIHDVLTSVYEADYYTVPVVREEEEGYLSPREIPQAIKRLKKEMRQAAERLEFERAAQLRDRIQRLQEAAITRDIPLDE
- the uvrC gene encoding excinuclease ABC subunit UvrC — protein: MDLSTQVESLPQAPGVYIFKDPKGSILYIGKAKDLRKRVRTYFQGRERDTKTSVMLSRVAEIDHIATQTDKEAFILEDTLIKEHRPRYNVKLRDDKRYPCLRLSVQERFPRLSVVRKTKQDGSLYFGPFPSATSVRETMKAIHNVFPLRSCSPSQFAHRSRPCLNFQMKRCLAPCCHEVDEEEYGRIVQQVRLFLEGKSHHLAGELRRRMKKEAQTLNFEEAARTRDRLAYLERIIEKQKVVSQDISHRDAIALWCQGGRVGIQVLFIRGGRLLGGKFFTIRDSGLPDQEILSSFLRQFYQEGKFIPQEILIAAPLEDAPLLEEILGERGKKGIKIRHPRKGQKSYDLLQMALENAQGKLIGQLRGEGVLQEMKERFHLSQIPHRIEGFDISNLGGGLAVGSMVVFEDGEPAKARYRRYRIKAVKGIDDYAMTYEVLLRRFRRGKEEGDLPDLILIDGGKGQLNVALEVLKELKIEDVEALGLAKKRRPGEKEKVFLPNRKEPIALRGSSPSSLLLQRIRGEAHRFAITYHKRLRRKEGLKSILDEIPGIGENRKRTLLEQLGGLEGVKRASTAELARVPGINRPLAQKVWEHFHGKERGGSHADQDR
- a CDS encoding O-acetyl-ADP-ribose deacetylase: MQIKIDKATLEIVQGDITQQTTDAIVNAANPTLLGGGGVDGAIHRAAGPKLLEECRTLGGCKTGDAKITKGYRLKARHVIHTVGPVYHREGARAAELLASAYCRSLEVASQNGLKSIAFPSISTGAYGYPIEEAAPIALQTVIDYLKDHQEIELVRFVLFDRHTLEAYEEALKKLSA
- a CDS encoding Slp family lipoprotein, which gives rise to MMRLLVIVMALVFLSGCVHTISRDVLKEVDKEITFSELSKDPNAHKGKVVLLGGVIVKTVNKKEGTLLEVYQTKLDREGRPIQTDISEGRFLALYKGLLEGEIYQKGRKVTIAGVVQGEKVLPLGEIEYHYPYILIEEIHLWEKEQPRTYEPYPWGLWDPWWYPWWYPWYDPC
- a CDS encoding Slp family lipoprotein, translated to MSTVKYNPFFIPIAVLTILLLAGCAPVISREVLKEVDKGVSFEQLSEEPEAYKGRTLLLGGDVIETQNLPDKTLIFVLQRPLGFRGRPAAGDVSKGRFIVTVPGFLDPAIYSHGRKVTVAGTVVGKEVRPLGEIDYTYLIVEKRELYLWPEEKSSSAEPRVHFGVGVVF
- a CDS encoding GAF domain-containing protein, which codes for MAPKGAKLEGLEKHYEDLIDVARLLSRSLDKDIIIRRALEHVNERLGKRARYAVLEDGRLMIKYWIGDYKEDLHTSKKIVKRSIVWEVFEEGRALNLTDPSQTNGYEHTLKERVKIKAVVPLKYVDARTQQEVKFGVLVVDSGREQTPIAEEEFDYLLIMADLIGETVGKAELVNELIRSYEDREEIVKSMAHFLRNRFMVIGGFARRLHKKANKNETKGYAEIIFKGIGEMETCLQDLEEMWKEEKERQEEVRRWKDEYGKI
- the rsmI gene encoding 16S rRNA (cytidine(1402)-2'-O)-methyltransferase; protein product: MARRKGRLYLVSTPIGNLEDITLRAIKVLRRVDLIAAEDTRRAKRLLGRYRIRASLTSLFEHNEPSKKEVLVKRLVNGEEIALISDAGTPGISDPGFRLVQRAIEEGIEVIPIPGPSALIAALAVSGLPTDSFHFFGFLPPKGAKRKRRIEEIKELRGTIILYEAPHRLLHTLGDLRDICGDRQIVVARELTKLYEEVIRGRIAEVIDGLEQRQIRGEITLLVAGRGRGG
- the mazG gene encoding nucleoside triphosphate pyrophosphohydrolase; this translates as MGKRGFDDLVNIMARLRGEGGCPWDRRQTKDSLKPFLIEETYEVLEALDTGDDKGLQEELGDLLFHIIFMARIAQEEGPFDIYDVIQGVAEKMIRRHPHVFGRSQVSDPQEVEANWAKLKAKEKPSRSLMEGIPRYLPSLMRAYRLTQRASKVGFDWKGRDQVWKKLEEELREFKEALREGKEEKLRNEFGDVLFTMVNLARFINVDPEDSLRKATDRFAKRFKYIEKRLKEEGKGPHEVSLPEMDALWEESKAEEGG